The genomic stretch GACATCAAGAGCCGCTTCGAGGCGGCCGGCAAGACGAACCTACAGGCCTTCCTCTTCAAAGGCCACGACCACGACCTGAACTATCTGGCCTGGCCGCTTCGCAAAAGCCTGTCGGAGGGGCTGGCCAAGATGTTCGAGGTGGCCGGCTCGTTGAAGCTCTGAACGGGCCAAGGGAACGATTTCCGGCCGGTTTCCGTATCTAGGAAAGGCGAGGCTCGGACGGCCTCCCAGGAGGGACTTCTATGACAGTTCGCAAGATCATCGGCGTGCTCATCATCGTCCTGATGGCCATCCCCGTTCTTTTCGGCGTGACCTGGGCGGTCGGCCTGGTCAAAGCCTCGATTTCTCCCAATTTTCTCGCCGATCTGCCGCGCGAGATCATCGCCGAGCTTCCGGCTTCGGCGGATGCGGTCTTCAAGGCCGCCCAGGACAAGGACCTCATCGATGATCCCGCGACCCGGGTCTGGTTCCAGGCCGCGGCCAAGACCGGCACCTCGATGCGCGAGCTCATGGAGTCGTCAGGCATGACGGGCTGGATGCAGGGCGAGCTATCCGCCTCCTTGAAGCGGGTCGGCGAGATCTTGCGCGGCGAATCGCCCCTGGAGTCGGTGACGATCGACATGCGGCCTCTCAAGAAGGCGCTCCTCTCGCCGGCCGTGGACAAGTTCCTGGAGGGGACGGTGGCCAATCTGCCGCCCTGCGACGAGTCCGGCCTGAAGGCCTGGAAGGACCTGGCCGCCGGGCTCGAGCCGGGCCGCGACCTCCCCGCCTGCAGCCCCGACCCCGCCCTGGCCAAGGAGGCGCTGCTCGTCGCCCGAAATCGGTCGGTGCGGGAGATGCACGACACGGTCCAAATGTTCGAAGGCGTCCAGCCGTTCCCGTTCCACCGCTTCGGGATCACCCGCGGCGTCACGATGGCCTCCTACTTCCTGTTTCTCATTCCGGCCATATTCATCCTCCTCGGCGTTCTGATCGGCCAGAACACGCCGGCCGGTCGGCTCCGCTGGTCCGGCATTTCGGTGCTGGCGGGCAGCGTTCCGGTCCTCATCCTGGCCTTTGGGATTAAAAAGTTCTCGGGCTGGCTGCTGCACGGCGGGATGTTCAACTGGCAGTCGCCCTGGACGAGCGACCTCGGCCGGATGGTCGTGGACAAGCTCAGCTGGATTCCGTCCCGGGTCATCGACGGCCTTTTCTCTCCCGTCGTCAGCGTCGCCGCCGTCGTGACCGTGGTCGGGATCGTCCTGCTGGCCCTGGCTTCGTCCGCCCGGAAGGCCTAAGCTCGAATCCGCGGATAAATTCGTTGCCAAGCTCTGGGGATCGGTCCGTCGCCCGATCCGGCTTGACAACGGGCGAAAGCCATAGTAGGCTAACTAGTGATTGTTGGTCATATGACCAATATCGTTGTTCAATTCTCGGGGAGCGACGGATCGATGCTCGAGCCCTTGTTCGAATCCACGGTCAAAGAGAAGATTCTGTTCTATCTTCATACCCGCGGCGAGTCCTATCCCCGGGAGATCGCCAGGGACCTCGGACTCACCCTCAACGCGGTCCAGTATCAGCTGTTGAAGCTGGAAAGGGGCGGCGTTCTCTACAGTAAGCTCAAGGGGAAGATTCGGCTCTTCGGCCTGAATCCCCGCTATCCGTTTAAAAAGAACCTCGAGGCCCTCCTCGATAAAGCCATCACGTTCATTAGGGACGAAGCTAGTCTGAAGCTTTATAGGCCCAGGCTCCGGCCGCGCCGAACCGGCAAACCGGGCTCGTGAACTACCGGGGAATAACTCTCGCCCGTCTGGCTGCCGTCGTTTGCGATCGTTGCCGGACGGAGGGGATCGAAGTCGTCCTTTCCGGAGGAGCCTGCGTTTCGATTTATGCTCGAAATCGGTATCAATCCTTCGACCTCGACTTTGTTCTCCTCGCTTCCGTGGGCCGAAGAAAGCTCAAGGCGGTCATGGAGAGCCTGGGATTCAAGGAGGAAGGGCGACACTTCAAGCATGCCGACACTCCATTCCTGGTCGAGTTTCTGCTGCCGCCGCTCTCCGTGGGCCAAGAGCCCGTCCGGGAGGTTCGCGAGATGCGGCGCGGCGACAAGGTCCTTTGGCTCCTCTCGCCGACCGATTGCGTCAAAGACCGCCTCGCCGCATTCTATCATTGGAACGACCATCAATCATTGGACCAGGCGCTCCTCGTCTGTCGGGCCGGCGGCGTCGACTTGGCCGAAGTCGAACGATGGTCGATCGGCGAGGGGATGAATAGCCGGTATCTCTTGTTTGCAGGAAAGATCGTCGATAAACAATCCAAAAGGAGGGATTGACATGACCGAAGACAAGAAGAAAATTCTGACCACCGGTTTCGCCATGCCGGTCGACAACGACCTGAACTCCGCGACCGCCGGGGCCAAGGGGCCGGTTCTGATTCAGGACGTTCACCTGATCGAGAAGCTGGCCCATTTCGCCCGCGAGCGCATCCCCGAGCG from Candidatus Aminicenantes bacterium encodes the following:
- a CDS encoding catalase, with the protein product MTEDKKKILTTGFAMPVDNDLNSATAGAKGPVLIQDVHLIEKLAHFARERIPER
- a CDS encoding winged helix-turn-helix domain-containing protein; this encodes MTNIVVQFSGSDGSMLEPLFESTVKEKILFYLHTRGESYPREIARDLGLTLNAVQYQLLKLERGGVLYSKLKGKIRLFGLNPRYPFKKNLEALLDKAITFIRDEASLKLYRPRLRPRRTGKPGS